Within the Mucilaginibacter sp. CSA2-8R genome, the region CAGGTATATCGTACCAGCACATCGAAAAGGTTTGCAACTTTTTATCGTCGCCGGCGCAGGTAGCCAAAGCAAAGCAGTTTCCGTTAAGGTTTTTGTCGGCCTACCGCGAAATGCTGAATATGCAAACACCTTCAGCAGCACGCGGAATTTTGCAAAAGGTAGCCGGAGCGCTGTTAAGTGGTAACCAAGGCTACACCGGCCGGATTTTGCAGGCGCTTGAACAGGCGGTACAAGCCAGCGCGGCCAACATCAAAGGTTTTGATTACAATACCCGTGTGTTGCTGGCCTGCGACGTGTCGGGTTCTATGCAGAAGCCGGTATCTGCAAAATCAAAAGTGCTGTTGTATGATGTGGGCTTGATGCTGGCCATGCTGCTGCAATCGCGCTGTAAAAATGTGCAGGTGGGTATGTTTGGCGATACCTGGGAAACCATTGCTGTACCTAACCAAAACATCCTGGCCAACGTGCAGGAGTTTTATCGCCGCGAGGGCGAAGTGGGTTATGCCACCAACGGTTACCTGGTTGTAAAAGACCTGCTTTACCGCCGCGTTGTGATGGATAAAGTGATGCTGTTTACCGACGGCCAGTTATGGAACAATACCGGCCACGAAAGCGAAAACATCCAGACACTTTGGCTGCAATACAAAAACCAGGTTGCAACCGGTGCAAAACTGTACCTGTTTGATTTACAATGCTACGGCCAGACACCACTGCGGATAGCACAAAACGGCGTTTACCTGCTGTCGGGCTGGAGCGACAAAATATTTGAGGTACTGGATGCGCTCGACCGCGGCAGTACCGCCGTTAGCGAAATAGATAATGTAGAACTTTAGTAGATGTGCGAATGGAAGCCAATGAGCGATTGAGTGAGTTGTGAATGAGTGAGTTATGAGACAGCATATATGTGAATAATTCGCTCATTCACTCATTGACCTTAAAGATGCCGTAGAAGCGGGTTACTTCGCGCTGGAGGGGGTGGGCAGTGCAGTGCAAGCTGTGCTGTGGGTTCGAGTCCCAATTGCGTTCCCCCAACCCGGGTCGATTGTTGCTCTTTTTGAAGCCAATGAGTGAATTTTGAATGAGTAAATGGAATTCAATAAGATACTTATTGAAGGAAAGTATTTATGAGTGATTCACTCATGGTTTTCATTTACTCATTCACAACTCGCTCATTCACTCATTGGCTAAAGTTCACTCATTCACATAAAAGGGTGCCGTATTTAAGCGATACTTCGATTCAAGACCTGAGATGCTGGTTTGAACCGGCCCGGTTAGCGCCGGTAGTTTATAACAGAACGCAGGATAAAAGCCGCTTAAAGTTAGTTGCCCCTTTTATTACAAATCAGACTGAATGAGAAACCGCTTTTTAAGTGATGGAACCAGTGATAGTTTGAAGCGGATAAGGTGTGGTAAATAAGCCTTACTTCAAGGATCTGCTGCCGGAGTTTTACTTACGGACAGATATAAGTGGTTTCTTGTTATTAACTCCGCTTTTAAAATATCAAAATAATTAAAGGTGTTGTAAACCAGTGTTACTTCGCACCGATAACGCCCAGGTCGCCGGTTCGAGCCCGGCCCGCACGCCCGCAAAGCGTGTGGTAGCTCAGTTGGTAGAGCAGGAAAACGTACACTGGTTGCCTGTTACCCTTTAATAAAGAAGATGCCGTTTGGCTTAGCGTTACTTCGATTTCAACAAAGCACAACGCAGCCGGTTTATTGCTCTTCTTTTTATGGTTAAATGAGATTAAGAATTTCTAAGTGATTTCTAATCCTGTTCTAATTACACCTAATAGGTTTATGCATAGATTGCAGCCATAATACAAACAAATAATATGAAGAAGATCCTTTTTTTATCAACTGCCTTAGTATTAGGTTTAGGCAGCACAATGGTTAACGCACAAACCGTTCAGAAAAAAACAACTACTGCTAAGCATGTAGAAGTTAAAAAAGACGGCGCTGCTGCTAAAACCAAAGTAACTAAAACAGAAACTACTGCAAAACCGGAAGCTACTACTACAGGCGCTGCCAAACAAACAGTAAAAACCACTAAAGTGGTTAAACACAAAAAAGCGTAAGTGTTAAGTGTATAATGATGACG harbors:
- a CDS encoding TROVE domain-containing protein; this translates as MKFNLFTKTTNTAPQITNHEGAPAYALSPEIELYTTVVIWSLNDSFYEKDETRLLRLRELIVKCNPVFVGKLAVYARTKMYMRSVPLVLVTELARIHRGDDLVARVTDQVINRADEITELLACYTLLNERKGTKKLNRLSKQLQKGLSVAFNKFDEYQFAKYNRPADIKLRDALFLVHPKAKDELQQLLFNKIAADTLQTPYTWETELSALGRLNFDSDEAKAAAFKAKWEELIDSNKLGYMAMLRNLRNMQQAGISYQHIEKVCNFLSSPAQVAKAKQFPLRFLSAYREMLNMQTPSAARGILQKVAGALLSGNQGYTGRILQALEQAVQASAANIKGFDYNTRVLLACDVSGSMQKPVSAKSKVLLYDVGLMLAMLLQSRCKNVQVGMFGDTWETIAVPNQNILANVQEFYRREGEVGYATNGYLVVKDLLYRRVVMDKVMLFTDGQLWNNTGHESENIQTLWLQYKNQVATGAKLYLFDLQCYGQTPLRIAQNGVYLLSGWSDKIFEVLDALDRGSTAVSEIDNVEL